In the genome of Myxocyprinus asiaticus isolate MX2 ecotype Aquarium Trade chromosome 45, UBuf_Myxa_2, whole genome shotgun sequence, the window TTTTTGGTCAACACATAATTCCCTTACTtccatttgtgatttttcatagtttaaaAAATTTTCACGtttttctaaaatgtggaaaatggtaataaagtgagtaggtgtgtccaaacttttcacttgtattgtatgattGTACATGTTTATTTTGGttaattgtactttttttatttatttttttttatttatttatttatttttttcttctgtcttctgctgaaattGCTAACTTTTTTTTGTCCACAGAGAACGTCCTACCTCACCGAGCACAGAAGACGCCATTCAGGGCATGTTGTCAATGGCGGGGTTGCTGTATCAGCAGGCATCAGAAGGTAGCGCTGTTCTACAGCAGCCTTGGTGGTCCAGTCAGGGTAACAGCAACAGCAGCAGTGATGCCTGGGACAGCAGCGAGCCCTGCTCGGCACCCCGCAGCCCagagggaggggaggggagtatTGGAGAGGAATACTCGTACAGGGAAAGTTCACTGTCTCCTCCACTTCACCCCTCGAAAAGACACGCACCCAACCCCACGCCCATCAGCAACCAGGCCACTAAAGGTGAGGCCAGATGTAAAAATGTAGATCATGTTTATGAAAAAGGAATTTGGGTCGTTAAATGTCTACAATTAAAGGAATACACTGGGCTCGAAACAAGTTGAGTTGAATCATTTCTACTTGTCCCTCAGTCTGAAAAAACAATCATGtgcacagtaatgcacttacaatgcaagtctatggagcAAGGCATTGCATcggaataaaaacaaatacaacaCACTATTGCACACGTTGCAAAAAAATACTGTTCTCTTTCATCATCCCATgttcgagatccacctatgggaggGACACCCATACCGGGCCTCCGCCGAATCATCCCattgcaccaagtctggcttGACAGACAAGAGCACGTGTCCAATGCCGCTGTAAGGCCCTGTCCTTACATGAGGGCATAAAGGACCTGTACACGCTACTTTTCCTCAGACATTCTATTCTCGCAACCTCTACACATAGAACTCACAGCTTGACTGGATTTCACTTGTTGGCTTTCACGAAACCGTCTGCAGGAGGACACATTTTCGGATCAGCCTCCACTAGGCGTGACTGCCAAGGAAATACTGTTTAGTTTCTGTTGAATCCACCCTGCAAGCCACCCACGCTTGCTGGCATTTAAAGTTTTTACGGCTGCCCGCCTTTCTTCGTTACCGTTTTTCCCTGCATCTCAGCCTAAAAGCCTGCTGAAACACTGAATAAAATTCATCAGTTTTCTAGGGCAAGCTCAGTTGAAACCCACAACATCTGTGAGCTCTGGGAACCGGCAGTCGTAGGCATGCCCGGTCGCCTGTGGAGCCCTAATTGCAGCGAGGGACTCCCATCCCTTCTGCATTACGTATACGTGTAAACAAATGGAGGAAGCTCTTTCCCTGTCTGAGAACTGTAACTATTGCTTCGTCTTGCTAAGGAAGCTCCTGCACCTTAGCCTCAAGGTTGCTGCTACTCAGAACAGCGAACTTGAGCATGATGACTCGGACGGGGGAAATGGCGACGACTCTGCAACTCTGAGGGCCTCCCAGACTTTGCCTTTACTCAGTTGGGCCGACCAAACCGACTCTTGTCTATTTTGAGGATACTACTCTTCCAGGTGTTTCCTCAATTGATTATGAGTTGCCCAGCTCTGGGGAAGATGATGATGCTGTGCTTGAAGGCTCAGACAACAAGGAGGCCATCCTGTCACCCCAGGCTCCTCCAGTCAGTGGTTCAGCTGTTACTGCATGTTAGTCTCTTTTGAAGTGTGTGAGCGAGCACCACTCGGCTCAACATTGAATGGCTGGCTCTCCAAAATGCAGCGATCAGTAGAGGGATGTTTACAATGGAAAACTGTTGGGGCTGTCGCCCGGCCCAAGGAATCTGCTCTTGTCCATCCTCCCTGAATGTGCAGAGTACATGAAACACTACTGGGGAGACCCGCTCGACCTTAAGAACAGCTCGCTGGCATGGAGGTTATGAACAAGGCTGTTCTAAGAGTTTTCACGCTGGAGAGAGATTCGATGTCATGTGCACAAGCAGTGTCACCACACCGTATGCACAACACCATTGTCACACTCCCAATAAAGGCTTCGGCCAGtgtgtttgaaaataaataaaaaaaccccaAAAGAATCAAATAAATCAGCTGCTGAGAATGAACAAATCTCAGTAGTTCCACGTTACCCCTAAGTTGTCCACTAGAAGGTGCCATTGTATCACAAACGAATGTGCTGCCAGCTATTGCAGCCCAATGCAATGCCCCAGCACAGGTGGGAACGCTTACAAATCACATATAAGCCTGGTACGCTGTGTCGGCTCCCAGGTGGGTAATTCAGACAATTACACAAGGCTTCAACCACAAAACCCCCACATTTCAGCGGAGTAATATTCTCTCAGACAAATGAGAGCTCTTCTCATTTTCTGGAAGAGGAAATTTCCTCTCTCTTAGAGAGAAGAGCAGTTTGGGTAATTCCCCCGAACCAGTGTCAACATGGGTTTTATTCCCTAGTTCCAAAAAAGGGAGGTTCACTGTGCCCTATTTTGGATCTCAGAGCGTATTTTGTCTGTGTGTTGAAGCAGGATTATCCTTGTTACGTCTGGCAGGACTGCAAATCCTGACATATATAGACGATTGGTTAATCATAGCCAGTTCAAGGGAGAAAGTAGTGCAAGACACACAACTAGTACTTATGCCTTATGGCATCAGCCATCCAGGTCTTGCCATTGGGGGTTTTTAAGGATGAGAGCTTTCATGGAGTGGATATTGTCTCTTCATCTCAGCCCCCTGCGTGATCTCAGTTGCAACGTTGGAGTATCCCACGTATGCACCGCAGCACTGAGCCGCAGAGTTTTATGCACACAGGACTCTTTGGGGCAGTTATGTTCCAGAAAGTGGTAACAACAGATGTGCTCCCCTCAGCTTCACTGCCTTGCCCTCAAGCTTTTGGTATGGAGCAGACAGCACCTCCTGTTACGTGCAACCCACATCCTGGGTAATTTGAACTATGGCATGGATCTCTTAGTGGCACTCTGGGCTTGGCCCGTGAAAGGTGTAACCTGAATACAGAACGTTTGGATAAGGAAAAATCCTTTTCTACTATCAAGGTGGCCATTTCTGCATGCCACATTGGCTTCAATGACTCAACAGTAGGGCAGGACCCTTTCATTCCTAGATAAAAGAAGCGTTCTAGCCGTTCCTTGCTAGTTACTAGAAAGTTTGTTCCTGACTGGGACCTCTCCATGGTGCTGTAAGCCTGGTCACAGCAGCCTTTCGAGCCgttggagaatttttttttaaagttgctgTCTTATAAGACAGCATGCTCCTGGTGACAGTGATCTGCATACAGTCTATTCATCCTTCATGCACAAACTTTTCCCCAGGCATGGAGAAGGTTTCTCTTAAACCCAATCCATCCTTTATACCTAGGTGCTTCCCTAAGTTCACAAGGTGCAAGGATACATGAAAGGGACTGTTTACGTTGTATTGACATTGTAACCAGAAATGTATCCACATAGAAAAGTATTCCCACTGAACAAAGGACAATTTAGACAATGTTACATCTCAAACACATTTCCACAAAGGAGTCAATATATATGAGCACTTTCACCAAAATTTGAGCTGCAAATTTCTTATTTTAAAGACTCTGGAATGTCTTGCCAAGTGTTAAGTTAATTagaaaaagtaatccactacaaatgactaattactactTTAAAATGGTTATGAGATAacttactaattactttacatttaagttactttctaaaacactcttcacataaaatgtttttgtttttccactcaacgaattcaaaataatgtctataaatTTTCTCCTCGTTCATTGTtgcacaagtcatacactcgGCACTGCGTGATTCTCCCTTACCATCCCTGCGTCCGAAACCGcctactgtcacagtatgtactgtatctgATGAGAAACGCACTTCTCGGCCGGTTAAACGATACGCTCTTTAGGTATGCGAGAGGCAGTATGAATAGAATTTGGACATACTAACATCCGGGAACGTACGCATGGTCCCGTGACAACAACCATGAAAATAATCCACTCAAATTCAGTTAAACAAGTGCCATTTAAGCACAATGAGCAACGTTCTTTATGTATACAGCACTTACTGTTGAAAACAGCCTTCCGCCCCACGGTTCTCCaccatttgttttaaatccagcgtttgAACGTGATGTCTCCTCAGCTCCCAATGCATTGTGGGATAGGAAAGTGTTCAACCGATCCACACTTCGGATTCCCGCCAgaagtagtaggtcatccgggcatTTCTTGCTTACTGGCTTATGAATACTATGGATGCgacatactactccactggcatactgtttttggcatactatatagtagggaagtatggatattcgggcACAGGGAATGAATCGTTATAGGGCACACGCCCTTAAGCtttcacagaaacgcaaacagatgtacgtatggacataattcatgttttgaaAGCATTCTGCATAAACATTATTTAGAAATGTGTCTAGCCTGAATATTGAAGACTAAAGTAGTTAACTTAAAGTAAATAACTgtgatctgattacaataatttaaaatatgttaacaCTACTTTTTGATGTACAGTAAAATGCAACAAGATTACCGTAACTTGCTTTACAACCcgattacatccaacactggtCTTGCCAAATAGTCGCcctttgtaagtgcattactgtaaacacgtTTTTTGCTTGTTTCCTTAATCTGAGTGGCGAGTCCAAATTATCGTCAATGTTAAACAACAGCATGTCACACATGCTGTCCATTTAAGCTTaagttgtactgaacccggaacattccttttaatggTACCATGAAAGCTTTATTCGCTGAAATGTGCATCAAAATAAAAACGTTATGAACATAAATGGCACATTTGGGAATTCAAAACTTTCTtctaaacatattttaaagagCACAATTGTTTGTGGTAGTTTTATGCTAGAGCATGAAtcattgtattgatttgaaagcCTTTGCTTACAAAGTGTTTTGTTActattttacaggaaaacgtCCTAAGAAAGGACAGGTGACGGCTAAACAGAGGCTTGGGAAGATACTGAAAATGAGTCGCCATAAAGGCCTATTCCTGTAGCATGACGGAGGAAAGAATGAGGCCATGTGTAATAAATCAACacagctgcttttctttatagGCTGGGATTATtatcacactcaaacacacacacacattcttttaCTCACTGTGCATGTTTAGGTGACAGGGTACGTTTAATGGCTCAAACTCACTTTTTCCACCAATCACATGAAACACACAACACGTTGTCCATCAATGCAGGGAGACTGTGTTTTCTTTGGAAAAGAAAGTTTGAAGAGGAAGCACAGGATATCTCATATGCTGATTTTCATCACCATAAGAGATGCTTGCTAGAGTTTGTGTTTCTACCGCCAGGAAATTGATCTACACGTGTGTCCCACAGGCGAGGCCTTTTTTTCCCCTACCCTACCTCCAATCCCATCTGTAGCATGAGTGTACAGGTGCTCGCAGGCTAAGGATGTCTTCCTAGTCCTTTACGGCCTGACACTTGGACTGTTCCATTAATATTTGGATTCTTGATTCCCCTTAAAGGgatccaataatgaaaattctgtcattcattcaccctcatgGTGTTCCTTGAAAGAAAATCatggggtttggaatgacatcattttcttattttggtgaactatcccttttaggcaTTACCATATCCACCTCTTTCCTTCCCCTTTGATTGTCTCAGGCTGGTGTAAGAGGTTTTGAAAAGGTGCTGGACATTTATATATCTTTCTCTAACTCCCCTGCCCCTTTAAGCAATAATTGTACTGCTATGATCATTGATGTGTCGATATTAAATTGATGATTTAGTGGGCTGCACTTTTAGGATGCAAAATCCTTTCTAGATGTGTACTGAAAAGCATTGGCCACAACAGGAcagacataaaacaaacaaacaaaataagagTGTACATTTTCTTGTATAGCTATACAATTTTCCCTTGATTTGACAGCGTTTATCAGCTTTATTCCCTAATGGTCTTAAATAGACTATTTTAACATAATGTACTGGGTTCAAATTAAGCTATATAGACGTTATAGTGAATTATAGCACCATATTTGTATACTTATacctacagtctcttcaatggcactcACTGTATAAAGCCGTTTAATGCTCAAGATCACACCtcttttccacaactcatgttttggAAAGTTGCTTTGTCTATTGATGGCATCTCGTACATTACAGAAAATCATTGTGACTCGCTCCTTACTTTGTAAGAACAAAAAACATGTTGACAGAAATTGACGCACTTACAATGGCAGTCTATGGACCAACTATTGTATGgtattgtaagtgcatttctgtCAGTGAGTTCATCGACAGCATCCCAAAGATGCTGTCGAAGAACCTTAAGTACCGTTTAACCCGGAATATATTCCTTTTCAGCAAGGGAAAATTGAAGAAAATGTCTCAAACATGGTGAAAAACTCGCTTGTCTGTTGCATCTTAAAGAGCTGCCTGTgaaattatactgtatgtgatgtAGTTTGCAAGGACTGAATAGGCTTGCTATGTGTTCAGCCTGCATAATTTATAGTGTTCTATTTAGATTTTTGCAGATGTCATATTTTTGTTGACTGGATAACTTATTTATTGATTTCTAAGATATAAGGAGTTATATTGCATTCCGAGGTTcctgtttttcctttgcattgaTTTATTTCTGTAAATAGGAGTTTAATTTTGAATGTTATCAATTCAAGAGGAATGAGGTTAGATTAGGTTCAGCTTTACAAGTTTTGTAGAAACGCAATTaatgctactttaaaaaaaaaaaaaaaatctaattaatttgAGTTATTAATTTGATTTCCTGTCAAATTTACCTCTACAATGttagtgaaaaatgtgtttctttacaATGTTGTCATTGATTTTTTTGAAATGGGAGAAAAGAATTCCAGTAGGAACAAAACGTTTTGTGGTGTTGCGTGAGAATTTCTTGGAGAGGCTATGATTCGTTTTCTCAGGGAACATCTGATAAGTGACATCTTTAAATTCATCACCAGCACTGTCATACAATCTCTCAATGactcaatgtatttattttcacgAATATGCCAACCAAGTATATGTACATACgctcccatttatttattttgtctgttGGTTCTAAATCCTGAAATCAGAAAAAAAGTTTCTCCCAATGTAGTTTAGCAAAAGTAATCTTGAGTTTGTGAGACTTTGAACTTAGAGCAGCACCAACAGTTTTATAGGAGGTGTGTTGGTTTAAAAAGGAAATGCACTATTTTGTGCAGGACTTGAGTTTGATAACTACAGACACTCAGGCTTTGATACAGTTTGAGTTTTGGTCATCTGCATGTGTTTGTTGAATGGCAAAATGTTCCTTTATCTGGTCCCACTCATGAACGTTAATGCAGACAGACACCCTTATACAACATCTCTGAAGGCAGACAGCTCATCTCAGTTATGTTTGATTGAAGGAGTTCATCTTCAGACAGGTTTTCTTTGCCTTGATGCATTAATTGTACAGTATTTAAGTACCAGGTAATGTCCATTTTTAATTATGGTAGAGGCTTAATGTCACTGTGTTTTCAAATACTGTGTTCTGTTCCTCCTTGTCAACATCTCCCCAGGTTCTCTTTGAAAGTTTTGAATGCGACTTATTTTCTCCAGTGCAATGTAAATATAATATGAGGAAAAATGTTTTGTAGATCACACTGTTTTCCACTCTCCTTTACCAGATGTTAAGtgataaacaaaaacaatgttctATTGGCAAAAGTTCAAGAGTCATTGACTTTGTTTggctattaattatttttattatataatgcaGCTGTTTACAATTAGACTTGATAATAAGTCCATATACATAACAGGAACAACCAGTTTCCCATGCAGAAAGTGTGGGTTTGTGATCACGTATCTGGTGCACAtctgcaaaagaaaaataaatcattgtaTACATGCTTTGGCAACACACTAGGTTAAGTTACACTGAAGAAATATGCATGTAATACCCCTGTATATAAAATAACTCAAAGCGACTGCGATTAAATTTATATGTACATTGTTGTGGGCCAATCTACTCTTCATCATCAGGTGGGATTCCCAGCTCCTCGTCCGTCCATGCTGAGGTGTCTGGCCATGGGAAATGACCCTGAATGAGACATATAGTTATGTGGCAAGCTTAATACACCCTGAaaagatattatttaaaataaatgtaatatagatCTTTGTTATGCAGTATACAGTGTACCCTGCACTGTACTCAGTTAGCTAGTATTTTACTCCCAACACCACCCTAAAAAACAATCGCATTTAATCTCCTTAAAGTCTATCCTGAGTCTGTTTTAACTCACCAGTATGGCATCCGGGTCATGCCAGGTGTGCCAGAGGATCCAGAACCACATGGCACCACTGAGCAGCTCTGCCTGAAACTTCTGGCTCTTGGTGGTCTGGGGTGGCTGTCTGTACTGAGGCTCAATGTGTGGACCTCCTCCAGCCCTGAAACACAACAGACAGGCCAGACACCAGTCAATATATAACACCAATAATTATGACACTTTCTAGCACAAAcccataacaaataaaaataaataaataaaaaaaaacatttccttatGATTAATGATAAATGCTGTATCATTATGTTGGCATGAAAAAGTACTgcgttattctacaaacttggtttaggtttttttttttttttttcaaagtcctGAAAGATATAGCTGCAAGTCGGACACCTCCAAATGAGGGCGGactctccaaaagagggcggggtttctccaactccaaaagggggagTCACTTCCATTCAcagttagggaaagggttaggtaaggggctccctatatctttaatggtggtttggagcttccgcccctttttggagctttgcctgcagctatatccgtCTTGGAATGGTGCGGTCAAATTTACCTTCGCATGGTGAAATTCCATTTATATCAAATGGAATCCATACGATTGTGAATTTCGCCCAATGGACTTAAggtggtgaagaatttcccctcaACAATTTTGTgttgagttcaagtttggtgaactttcgaCAGGGAAATTCGCCTCGTTGACCAATATGAAGTTGCTCGGTTTGGCAGTGATttctgtgtgggcagtgcttcgCACACAGCTACACCGAATATTCACCA includes:
- the LOC127435436 gene encoding NADH dehydrogenase [ubiquinone] 1 beta subcomplex subunit 2, mitochondrial-like translates to MSSLRRTAGVLRTGLQIFRRGPQQMTVRKAGGGPHIEPQYRQPPQTTKSQKFQAELLSGAMWFWILWHTWHDPDAILGHFPWPDTSAWTDEELGIPPDDEE